Proteins from one Shewanella pealeana ATCC 700345 genomic window:
- a CDS encoding DUF819 family protein: MSSTDSVTTALVTNDATALGILAVVLGFVFYTSNSSNAFWKKFYTFVPALLMCYFLPSLLNTFDIIDGKTSQLYFVASRYLLPACLVLLILSVDLKAILSLGPKAIIMFLTGTVGIVIGGPIALLIVSAINPEVLGGAGPDAVWRGMTTLAGSWIGGGANQAAMKEIYEVGGDIFSIMVTVDVIVANIWMAVLLFMASKAKQIDARTGADTTALEALKDKVEKYHAENARIPSLSDLMMIVAIGFGVTGLAHVVADFLGPFFEANYPWTRDYSLTSKFFWLIVTVTTIGLAMSFSPVRHIEAAGASKVATAFLYILVATIGLHMDVSKLADPDNLWYFAIGIIWMIVHASFMLIVAKLIKAPLFYMAVGSQANVGGAASAPVVAAAFHPALAPVGVLLAVLGYALGTYMAWICGQILQAVAS, from the coding sequence ATGAGTAGTACGGATTCAGTGACCACAGCGCTGGTGACTAATGACGCTACGGCGTTAGGTATTTTAGCGGTCGTGCTCGGCTTTGTGTTTTATACCAGTAATAGTAGCAATGCATTTTGGAAGAAGTTTTATACCTTCGTACCAGCATTGTTAATGTGTTACTTCTTGCCATCACTATTGAACACATTCGATATTATTGACGGTAAAACATCGCAACTTTATTTTGTGGCCTCACGTTACCTGCTGCCAGCGTGTTTAGTGTTACTTATTCTGAGTGTTGATTTAAAAGCGATACTTTCCTTGGGGCCTAAGGCGATTATCATGTTCCTCACCGGAACCGTGGGTATCGTTATTGGCGGCCCCATTGCGTTGCTGATTGTTTCAGCGATTAATCCCGAAGTATTGGGAGGGGCTGGGCCTGATGCCGTATGGCGTGGCATGACTACTCTTGCCGGTAGCTGGATTGGCGGTGGTGCTAACCAAGCGGCAATGAAAGAAATTTATGAAGTCGGCGGTGATATTTTCTCAATCATGGTGACTGTTGACGTCATCGTAGCCAATATTTGGATGGCTGTACTGCTATTTATGGCATCAAAAGCCAAGCAGATAGACGCAAGAACGGGCGCAGATACTACAGCGCTTGAAGCGCTTAAAGATAAGGTTGAAAAGTACCACGCAGAAAACGCGCGCATTCCAAGCTTGAGTGACTTGATGATGATTGTAGCGATTGGTTTTGGTGTTACTGGCCTAGCGCATGTCGTAGCTGACTTTTTAGGCCCGTTTTTTGAAGCTAATTACCCGTGGACTCGAGATTACAGTTTAACCTCTAAGTTTTTCTGGTTAATTGTAACAGTGACAACGATTGGTTTAGCCATGTCGTTCAGTCCAGTACGTCATATTGAAGCGGCGGGTGCATCAAAAGTGGCTACAGCATTCTTATACATTCTAGTCGCTACTATTGGTCTGCATATGGATGTGTCAAAGCTCGCAGATCCAGATAACCTTTGGTACTTTGCTATCGGTATTATTTGGATGATAGTGCACGCAAGCTTTATGCTGATAGTGGCTAAACTGATTAAAGCGCCATTGTTCTATATGGCTGTGGGTAGCCAGGCTAACGTGGGCGGCGCAGCATCAGCGCCAGTTGTTGCCGCAGCATTCCACCCAGCACTTGCGCCAGTTGGTGTGCTACTGGCGGTATTAGGCTATGCTTTAGGCACTTACATGGCTTGGATTTGTGGCCAAATTTTACAAGCTGTCGCCAGTTAA